atctaaaataaatctttataaatTGTTTCTCTCAGTTACTTATCAAAGTGATGAAAAGCTAACTGCGTGTGTCACTGTCATCTTAGTCTGCAGACAAGAAACCACCAGAGGGCAAAAGATGATGTGCTTTCAGGCAACAAAGTGATTAAGTGATGAAACTAAATTACAAATGCAGGCAGCCAGGCCCAAGCTGCTAGCCTCCATTTGACCTGACCTTTcaatagattgtgtgtgtgtgtgtgtgtgtgtgtgcgcgcgcgcgcaggtggggtggggggccggGGCAGAGCAGGGTataactctatcccaggctggcctcaaactcacaacaatcctccaatGTAAgcatcccaagtggtgggattaaaggtatgagctaccacgcctgactttaatggcttttttaaatgttttgttttctggtgctgggactgaacccagggccttccacatgctaggcaaatgctaaATCCTCAAGCCTTCCCAGTGTGTCCTAAAGGACAGGAGGGCAGGGCTCTCTCGTGACCAGACACTACAAAATCTTTCCTCCACACAGTCCTGCTAACAAGGCCAAGCCCATCCCGAGGTGAAGCTCAAGACCAGTGTGTATTGTTACTGGCAAAAGCTGGGCTGAAGTATTTCAGGATCAAAGCCAATGATCCACTActggaaataaaatcaaaacacatgtTCTGCCAGAGGACGGTCAATAATATCACCTTTGTAAAATGTACAACTGATTACTCAACCCCCTGTTGTGCCTCCTAGCCTCAGAATAGTGTAACACAGCCCTTTCCTGGGCTGTAGAAAAGGAATGTGGAATACACAGTCCGTGAGATCCGACTCTGTTCACCAGGCACTGTTCCATCTGCCTCAACCAGAGCCCTCTCCACACATAGCAGCTGCTGAGCACCATGAACAAATGACTGCCTTTGACTCAGTCATCAGAGTTACGCTGGTCACAGTTTACAGGAGGAGAAGCATGGTTCCCTCCTTAGGAAAGAGCCCTATCACACCTACAAAGGGTTCTGCCAGGGCGCCTCATCCTTACCTTTCGAAGCCGATATCCACTGAGCCGTCCCTGCTCTGCATCCACCAGGTAGAAGAAGATGGAAGGGGCAAGCTCATGAAGCTGTCGCAAAACATTCCGGGTGGCTGGAAAAGGAGTTACCTGAAAAAACCCAGACAGCCCAGGAGAAGAGTTAATCTTGAAGCCCCACTTCCCGAAAGCCATTACTGCTGACCCAGGGAAGAAAGCCTTAAGTACAAAGCAGCAAATCTTAAAAGAACCAGAGTCTATAGAACTAGATTTAAGGCTTAAATAGAGCTTGGTTAAGAGCCTGAATatatgctgggcatagtggcacgtgcctgtgaTCCTAGCGCTTGGCAGACTGAGGAaagagggctgccatgagttagaggccagctacacagtgagttctatgACAGCCTGGCTACGAAGTCacacccttgctttttttccctctccctctctctctctctctctcttttaagtttttcagggtagggtttcactgtagcccaggctgacttggaattcactatgtagtctcagggtggccttgaactcatgacaatcctcctacctctgcctcccaagtgccaagattaaagatgtgtgccagggctgaagagatggcttagcggttaagtgcttgcctgtgaagcctaatgacccaggttcgaggctcggttccccaggtcccatgttagccagatgcacaagggggcacaccgcgtctggagttcgtttgcagaggctggaagccctggcacgcccattctctctctcttcctctatctgtctttctctctgtgtctgtcactctcaaataaataaataaaaaaattaaaaaaaaaaaagatgtgtgccaccatgatgcCCAACTTGGACcctcttttgagaaaaaaaaagaaagaaaaggaaagacaaaaaggaagaaaaaagttaattacaaataaataaatttgaaaagacaCAAAAGTAGGAGGGGATGGGAACTTGTTGGGAAGAAGGCTCAGCAGGCGTGTAGGGTGAATAGGATCAAGCTACATCATATATATGTACGAAAtagtcaaaaaaaataaaacaatttttaaatgtcattacaAAAAGCAAAACCGGAGCACTCACATGGGCAGCAAGTGCAGCCATGTTACTGAAGATGACTGGAGATCAAACACGTGCTGAGTGCAGATAGCTGTCTCTGCTCCACGCATGTGACACCCACCCCACAAAGGTCTCCCTCCCCACCAAGACAAAGTACCTTGTACTCATCATCAATCAACAGCAAGACCTTGGCGTAGTCTTGATCCATGACTGGAAGAAGCAAGGACTGCAAGATGGGGCGCTTTAGCACTGGGGGAGTGCCCTGACTCCACTTGCCAAAAATGGGGTTGAACACATACAGAGAACTCATTCCTGTTTCCTGAAATGAACAGCAAACTGTCAGACTCCAACACACAAAGAAGGTAAATCCTACAGGAAAACCCGCGACATTGAGGAATCAACACTACCACAAAGAACTCTCAAGTCTTTAATTTCTACGTGGAAAGTAAGTTCTTGGCTGAAGGCAGATGGTCACACAGGCTAATATGCAAAGCAAAAAGGGTAACTACCTCTAGATCCAAAGCTAACTAAGAACTGGACATGCTAATGATCAATCAAAAAgtcggggctgaggagatggctaagtggttaaaggcacttgcttgcaaagcctaccagcccaggctcaattccccagcatccacattaaagacaaatgcacaaggcgacacatgcatctgaagttcatttacacctgcaagaggccttgatgtacttattctctctctcttctctcttcctggcCCCCCCcctttctatgcttgcaaataaattaataatttttttttaaagttggctgtagagatggcttagcagttaaggtgctttccttcaaagcctaaagacccaggttcaattccccagtacctatataaaccagatgcacaaggtagcacatgcatctggagttcatttgcagtggctggaggccctggtgcacccattttctctatctgcctcttcctgtctctctctttcccaaataattaattgaatatttatttattacagagtgggcaagtcagggcctctagccactgcaatcaaactccagacaaatacaCCACCATTTGCATTTGGCGTACACAGGTtttaggaaatcgaacctgggtccttaggctttacaagcaaatgccttaactgttaagccatctctccaaccctaattacattttttttttttaaaagccaggtgtgtggcacatgcctttaatcccagcacttgggaggcagaggtataggaggattgcaatgagttagaggccactctgagactacatagtaaattccagatcagcttgggctacagtgagaccctaccttgaaaaaccaaaagaaaaaaagtgttttttgaaAGTCAAGGGAGGGCTAGGAGTGTGACTCAGTAGATCCCTTGCCTATCATGCCTGAGGCCTGTGCAATCCTGCCATTGCCAGTACAGAAAAGTGCCTATGAAGCCTCCTCTCATAGTACAGATAGCATGGATCCATAAAAACCCTTTCCAATATTAGTGGCAGAGATATGAATGGCTTAGGGTCTTGCCGCtcctcagagaaagaaaagagccccTCAGCTACCACGTACAGCTTCACTGGGAAGCGTGCTGCCTGAAAGCGAACGTTTTCTAGTTTCACATCAGTCTGGATAGATCCTCCACCCAGGCAAGAAACTGGTAGAAACCAGAGTGCAAACCCCGGAATGTTCCTCCTGGACTCTCACAGAACCACCAAAAGTCTGAGAGAAATTTAAATTGCAAAACACTAGAGGAGCCACACCACTCTGGCTGACCTCACCTTGTCCTTCACCAGCAGTGTGCActgaggggggtgggggaagtgaGCAGTGGTTCTCTGGACCATCAGCTTAAAGGAAGAGTCTGGCTTGACGTTGGGCAGGTACTGTTTCCACAGGAtggtgccagagctgctttcGATGCCAAAGAGCTGCAAGATGAACAAATATTTGGCTCACCACTAGAAAGAGAAGCCAAAGAACTGATTCTACTCTTGCTAACTGCATCCACCTCAACCCTTCGTCAAAGCCTCTGGTGTCTCACCCGGCACTGGAGCTAACCCCCTCACCTTGCCTGAGGCTGTTACCATCACCATCATCTTTTGCAGGTTGAACTCATCTCTGGCCAAGGTGTCAATGTTGATTTCATTCTTAATCTGGCTTCGAGGCTTTCGGGCATCATAGAACATTTTCCAGAGGTGGGAAGTCCACGCCTGGAGCAGGATGAGCTGAGATGACAGGCGTTTCAGGAACATCCCCAGCAAGCCGTCTGGTGTCAGGGAAAGGTAAGGCCCTCCGAGTCAGATTAGGAGTCCCTCCAGGAGGAATGTGCCTTTCTCAGAGAACAACCTCATCCTGTCTCGAAAGGGCCTTGGCATCATTCACACTCTAGGCCACAAGTCCAAGGGGTGGTCTGTGTCAGATGCTGGCAGTCCCACACTCAGGTACGGCCATGCACAAGCTTCCAAAATCTCCTTACTTGGCTCTTACACTTTCACCTGCCTGTAATCTTGGGATAGGGAACTAAGAGGTCAAAGATCAGCCATGCAGGGTACAGCCATGCAGTGAGTACCTGTACCACAGTGCCACCCCAGTTGGCCAGGGGAAGGTATCTGGGTGCCACAACAAAGCCAGAGACGTGCGGGTATGGGAGCCCAGTAGGTAGGGGTGTGTGTACACGCAGGTGCAGGCGCGCACTCTCGTAAACAGTGCTTCCGTTTTCCTGTGTTTCATTCTACTTTGTCAAGTGTTTAGCCTGCTCTCAACATACTTCTTGCAACCCATTCCCATGACCATCATCCTCCTTGCCCCAACTCTAACTGTGAGGGCACCTCCCTTCAACTGGAGACAGGTGTACAAGGCAACAAAGTAACAGGTAAGGTCTCTGGAGTCTAGAAGGCCTGGATTAAAATCCCAGCTCCAGTCCCTAATGCCGTGTAACCTTTGTACCTCTGGTCCCTCATCCATAACTGTACCCCAGAGGCCTGCTACAAAGATCAGGCCTCATGATATATGTACAGGATTAAACATGATGCCTGGTATGAGGTGGTAAGTGTTCACTAACAGTGATGCCTTTTCTCATCTATTTTCTACCAATCCCTGCTCGAGGAAGAGAAGTGAGAGGCAGACAGGTCACAAGCAGAGAGTCCACACATACGCAGAGTGTGTCTCACTGATGCAAGTCAAGAAAGCAAATAACGAGCCAAAGGCTAGTCATGTGGGCAAGCATGGAGCAACAGGCAGCAAGACGCAGGATTTACCTTGAATCGCTGGGTCCAGGCAGCAGAAACAAACAGTAAAGTCAAGTTAATCCTTGGCTTAAGAAAAGGTGCAATACCTAGCAAGGTGCTAGGCCCAGAGTAGGCCCTCAATAGCTATCTGCTGAGTAGCTGGACAGATGGTGGAGGGGAGACTAAATCAGGGAAGAGTGATCCAAGTCCATCCAGGGCACTGGGTGTGTGGCTGGCTTCAGAGGACACAAAATTACTTCTATAATAAACACATCAACCCAATTGTGGCTCTCTAGGTATATGCAGTGCTGCTTTCTGGAAAATGAGTGGACAGTGCCTGATGTGGAGCCTGACAGCTTTCAGGTACTGGGGCAATGATAGCTAATGTTATACTAAGactttgtgagacaggatctctagcccaggctgaccttttaactcatggtgatcctctaactcagcctccctgtgttgggattaaaggcatgaatcttTCTTGCTTCAGAATCTTTCCCTACAGGGCCTCATAGTTCCCTCTTTCACGGAGTAAACCACAGAGCCTATGCTGGGAACCTACCTGCCTTCTTGCCAAATTCTCCTTCCAGTTCCGCCTGTGCCCCAGTCAGGGGGAGGTCCACCATCTCCAGGCACACCACTTCTGCCAGGGACTCTTCACGGCTCCACAACACCACCTTCCCGGCTACAGAAAGTCAGTTTGCAAAAGCTTAACCTGCCTCGTTGGCCCTCTGAAGAGACCCTTGTTCTGAAGTACAGATTGTGGAGCAAGGGGCACTTACCCAGCTGCTGAAGAAAGAGCTGCAGGTGGTCCTGCGTCTGCACCAAGGCCCGGTAGCCCACTGAGTCATCCTTCTTCAAGAACACCTGAATGTAGAGCTGTAAGACAGGCAGTCATTAAAAACTCAAACGTCTCACAGGGCACCAGGCCCCAAGGTTCTAAGGACTGGGAGTTGTCTGAGATCAGGTCACAGCATCACAGAATGTCCAAACAATACAACTATTATCTGCACACCACAAGAAAATGCATATTCTTTGGACCCAACACTGCAATGGTCCTAGACAATGCTGGCAAGTCCGTGGAGGAAGGTACCTGATGGTATCATCATCCTTCAATGCTCCAGTCTCATCCCACAAGACAAGCTGAAGGCCAGGACAGCGCTTTCCATTTTAAGGATAAAGAATCCACAGCTAAGAGGCCAAGGAGCACAACTCAATGTCCACAGAGATGCACAGGGTAGGGTGACAAGTGCAGGCTGGGAGTTAGACAGCCTTGAGTCTGGATTCCAGCAATATGTCTTACTACCTCTGTGACTGGACAGGGTACTGCATCTCGTGGGCCACAGGAGCATTCATAAACCAGGTTAATAACCAACAATTCATAAGACTCCAAGCCAGTTACAGCAATTAGCACACaggcatggttcagtggttaaggcatttgcctgcgaagcctatggatccaggttcaactccccagaacccatgtaaggcagatgcacaaggtcacacatatgcacaagattgcacacatgtctggagttcgattgcagtgattagaggccctggtgtgccaagtctctctctccttcattaaaacaaaaccaaaaaagacagAGCACAACACCTCATGCACGTTTATGGTTTGGCACAAGTAACACCAGTGCTTGCTATTATTTATGACCAGTCAGTGGTTCCAGAAGAACCAGAACCCGTTTTCAGAGAACCCTAATCCAGAGACCGCTCAGCCCTCAGGATACTGAAAAGTCTGCACACCAGTGCCTGAAGCCAAGGACATCACTCACCCGCTCAGGACGAGTGTCATTCTGCTCCAAGCTGAAAGAAATCGCAGTGTCCAGCAGCCGCCGACCTGTCTCCACCAAGTACAGGTTAATGGTGTAGGTCTGGTTGAAGCAAGAGAGTGAGTCCTATGGGCACAAACAGGATGGGTTGACAAATGAATTTCCCTAAGAGATGTCCAAGAATAGAGCAAATACATTCAAGGAGCCAGGCAGAAAGGGGAATATGatgtacaaaacaaaataaggaagtttaaaaaaaaaacacataattgAGACAGAAATAAGGGGCCAAGTAAATTACTAAGTATATACCTACTACATGTGTCTCAGGAGGAAGCAGAGTGCTCCCAGAGAAGCACAGTCATGGCAAGGAAAGCAAGGagagcaggcgtggtggcacacgcctttaatcacagcactcaggagggaggatcactgtgagtttaaagccaccctgaaaaaagccaggtatggtggtgcacacctttaatcccagcactcgggaggcagaagtaggaggatcactgtgagttcaaggccaccctgagactccaaagtgaactgcagatcagcttggactagagtgagaccctaccccgaaaaaaaaaagccaccctgagactacataatgagttccaggccaacctgggctagagcgagaccctatcttggaaaactggagagatagcttagttgttaaggtgtttgtctgcaaagccaaaggaccctggttcaattctcaggtcccatgtaaaagccagatgcataagatggtgcatgtgtgtttgtgtgcagtggctggaggccttggcacacccattctctctctatctgtctctctgctctctctcaaataaataaataaaatattaacaaaaaagaaaatccaaaaaaacaggggggaaggaattatggatgattgtctataattatggaaggtgtcaataataataataatttttaaaagcaggagAAGTACAGCAGCCACAGCCATCACCAAGACCTGTGCCCGCAGTCTGGGCCCCTCACTGCCACCTACTGCTCCAAGAGAACACCACTCAGCTCTCCGCACTGCAGGGATATGGGAAAAATAAGCCGAGGCCCAGAGAAGAAAGCACTGAGGAAAGTATTTGAGGGAATCTCCCTACTCACTCTGCCCTGAAAAGGGGCCAAGAGAAATACCATTACACTGACAGTTAAGTACCTGGACCCCCATCTACAGCTGGGAGACCAAGGAGACCTGCTAGCCTCAGCTGACCACAGATTATTCAGGTGGCCTCCCATGCCCTCAGGTCTGGCACACTGCCCAATGCTATACCCCTACCTGTGCACTAGACTTCTCTGAAAAGCTCCCCATGGACCCATCTTCGGTATTGCTAGGTTTCTgctagaagaaagagaggaacaaGAGAAAATTCACCCAAAGCATCACTTCCCATTCACTAAAATGAAGCACTGTGAAAGGGAAATCTCACTTCTCACCCCACTCACGAGCCTATGCACCCTTAAACAGTGCTGGGGAAAGTGAGCTTGAGGACGGAGGTGGGTAGAAAGCTGCACAGGTAGAGAGCTCATCGCGGAGCAGCCTCAAGCCCCACGTTCAGTCAGACAATTAAGTACACTGCAACTTCTATCTGTCAGGCTTCTAGGCAGAGACAAGGAAGCAAAACCCTCCTTGCTGGTTACTGCTCAACGGCACTCACCACCTCATTCCGACAGGTCATGACTGCAGCCACCGTCTTCTCCCCAGTGGTACCAAAGCTCACGAGGGCAGTCTGTGGGGAAAGTGAGGTGTCAAACTTCCAAATGGGGCCTGTGCTAGCTGGCAACCTTCCAGAGGGTCACATCTCCCATGAAGGACCCTAGGCCTTACATTTCAAGCAGGGgcccttaactgctcagccatcttcccagtcccttgaCTTTGGATTTCAAAGCTATTTTGAACTTTGGATGTGACAGCCAAGAAGGCCCCGGCAGCATCTGACAAACCCCTCCCTGCCTTCAGCACGGGCTCAGGCACATGCAGCTCCAAGCACCTACAGGGAGGCTCAAAGTGCCGTCCTCACTTGCCTATGGActctttgtgctttttttttgtttccgaggtagtctcactctagctcaggctgacctggaattcactatatagtttcagggtggcctcctcctacctctgcctctcaagtgctgggatttaagacgtgcaccaccacacccggctcttatgGACTCTTGAGGGATGAGACCACTTTACTCTAAGGATTCTCTGTAAGCCCAGGAGAAAGAGGGCTATATTTCCTGTGAGACTGTTCCCTGCAAACCACTGATGGGACAGTGCCATCAATCTTGAACCTGAGGAAAATGCCTTCAATTCAAAGGCATAGTACTCTCACCaggcgtggtgatacacaccattaaccccagcacttgggaggccaaggtaggaggatcactgtgagttggagaggCCAGcctctccatagtgaatttcaggtcagcttggtctacacagtgagaccctgcctcaggaaaaaaaaaaaaaaaaaggcctagtCACCAAGCTGCCTTGTCTTGGTGAGAGCCTGCCAGGTCCTAGCGCTCGGCGCGGCAGGAAGTTACCTGGGGGAAGTTCTTGAGCAGACTCAGAGTTCCGTGGTGGTAGTGCAGCAAAGCATAGTGGTTTGGGGACAACTGCAGGAAGAACTGGGCCCGAGAAGGATCCACTGGGTTGGGCTGGGTTGGCAGCACCCGGGGCTGGAATCCACTTCCAAATTCTAAGTCGAGAGACTGGAGGAGGCAAGAGGAAAAAAGATTAGGACAAGAAGCCAACCAATCCTGGCCGGTCCAGACTCAAAATCCTCTGCTCAGCTTCGTCAGGGAACATAACGAAACCAGGGCAAATGACTCTAGAAGCTCCCAATTCACCTTCCCCAAAGAGGAGAACAGCCCATTTCCTCTGAGTCCAGGTCAGCTGCAAGCTCAACTTCTCCCCACAGCTGCCAATTCAGGAAGGAAGCAGAAACCCCACCTAGGAAAGATCTCCCCAAAGAACCTGCCTGAGCTGTCACCAGCCCTCTAAACCCAGCAGGTGATGCCTCAGGCCAAGAGAAAGTTGCAGCCTCTCACCTGCAGGGGAATCTGCCGTAGTTCCCACTCGGTCTCCAGAGCCAAAGTGTGCAGGGAATGTGAGCTTGGGTCTGGGCACACGAGGACAGCCTCACCCACCACACCACAGGCTCCAGTGAGACGCTGCAACCATGGGGTGGAAACCCTGACCTGCAGGACAGACATGGGGTCAGGACTGTGAAGGCTCTTGACAGTGGTCCCTCTTAGCTTGTCAGGAGAATTGCTGCTGGGACCCCACAGGGGCTGCTACTCTCCAAGGTTCTAAAGGGGCTTTTCTTGTCCCCAGCCACCAGGCCCCTCACCAACTTCCTGAGCACCTCCAAAGGTGGAGAAAACTCGGAATTATTTTTTCTGGTCACTGGTAAAATGCACTAGGTAACTGTAAGAGACAAGTATTTAGACAAAGGTCTCCCAACCAAGTTTGTTACACGTGGTGTCTTCCTAGAAGATACCGACAGATTCTGACTTGATCCAGGTAACATTTTAGCCTCCCCAGAACAGCATTAGGTGCAAATACTTTAAATACAAGTCAACAACAATAAGCCAGCAGCAAGTCACCCAGTCAGGGGTGAATGGATCCTATACCTGCCCAGCCAATGTCACTGACCCCAGAGCAAAGGCTCCCCTTCTCTACACACCATGAGGCTCCCCCAGCCAAATGCCCTCCATacctgctgaacaatctctccatcctccacattAAACTTGACAATGTTCACATGGCTGAAGGGAACGATGCCAAGAGCCCACACCATCCCAGAGCCATAGGAATACACCATCTGGTAGTGAATGCTGTCACTAAGGGATGACAGGACAGGGCACCAGCTTTACCTTCGGACCAGAGCTTTCCGTACTATTACCAAAAAATATGTAACAAAACAAGCtgccagtttttttgtttgtttggttggttgatttttcaaggaaaggtctcactctagctcaagatgacctggaatttaaaatgtagtctcagggtgtcctcaaactcatggtgatcctcctacctctgcctcccgagtgctgggattaaaggcgtgcgccaccacggctggcaaGCTGCCAGTCCTTAACCAGATGTCACAAGCTTTAGTTTCTGCTTTTGAGTTTCTCCTTTTTCAATGCTTAGGAccttacacatgctagacaagtgttctaccactgaaccatccttcTAGCCTTGCTTTTGTCTTGAATTTGAACTACTTGTCAACATTTGGAACTGAGATCATAAACACAGATCAGATTTCCAGTTTTTCTTAAGTTAGAGATGTGGCAATGCTGGGTCTATCTACATGGAAGTAGGGCACACATTGGCCCTTTAGACGTAGGCTAAGCACACGGCAGTTCTGTGCAGTTTCCCaaaggctgtttttgttttttgtttaaaacAGGGTATGGCTAGGTAGCTCAATCTGGCCTCAGTCCTGGTATctatcctcttacttcagcctcccagatGCTAGAATTAGAGGTGTCTATCACTAGGCctagctataaattttcctttttttgctttcctTGGTGGTTGTACGGatccaacccagggctttgtgcatactacagccaagctctctaccactgcaCTATATTCCCAGGCCTAGGAATCTGGACTTTTAATCCCTGCTCCAAATTCTCTGGAATGGCCCCACGCAGTCTAAGCCAACCCTTGGTCTGCCTTCCCTTGTGTCCCCTGCTCCTTCCTGGCTTCCATGCTTCTGAGCATAGGACTTCTAGAAATCACCTCAAGCCTCACTCAGTCTCACCCTGGGCTTTCCTTGAGTTGTTCCACCTCTTAACATGGATGAAAAATTAGAACTAATGTGAAGTAAAGTCACAAAGCCCAAAGCAACACACCCTGAGCAAGTGAGCGGCTCCTGTGCGCCACCAGCCCTGGTGCTCAATGGCTCCAGGCAACCTCAGTGAGTTTTCTCCTCCCTGCAAAGGACACTCAGACACAGCCTTTGTATTCAGGCGCACGTGCAGCAAGGGCACCACCCCACATATGATGCCACCAAAAGGGCACCTGGCCACTCACATGCTACAGGACCATCAGGACAAGGAGAAGGCTGGGGGAAAAGGGACAAAGTAGCTCTCACCGGAGAGAGGATGGCCCTACCTTTCAGGGAGATGTTCCACCCACTTCAGGTGCCCACTGGAGAGGTGATGGAGTGCAAGGGCAGTCTTCTTCAGGACGGCGACGTACCTCACTGACTCCTGCAGGCCAACCAGCCCCAGTGCCTGGAAACTGCACACAAGTGTGGGTGAGGGCCTCCGGCTAGAGCAGgcagcccccaccactgctgctgaggcTTGCTGGGTCAGAAGACAGACCGTGGGCCCACACCACCTGGATCCCAATGATGGCTCTACATTGCAGCAACTCCACCACATGACTCTCCTGAGCCCACAAGGTCCTGAGGgttgtttcttccttcccctaGGACATCATACCAGCCGGGCCAACCCTGGATGCCCCCAACAGGCAATGCTTTCATTATTAGGCTGTGGCCTACCTCCCTACTTGGGCACCACCTTGATTTACAGGCTGTCTCACATTACAGAAGTGTTCTCATTACCTGGAATCCACTAAGAGTTTACCAAACAAATTCCTGTCATAAGATGTGTAAGCTAATGTCAACCACCCtgtaacatgtttttattttttaaaatactttatttgtgtgagagagaaacagatagagagaataggcactctagggcctctagccactgcaaatgaactccagacatacatgccaccttgtgcatctggctttatgtggtactggggaactgaacgtgggtccttaggctttacaggcaagtgccttaactgctgagctgtcgcTCCAGCCCCCAGACACCCATTCTGGATGTGCTTGTGATTAAAGAACACATGTGCTTACTGGGGCAACATCTACTGAATGCTCATTAGATGTAGGGTTCAGTGCTAGGCATAGGAGTTGCTCTTGTACTTGAATGTCTTTGTAGTACCCAATGGAGAGAAGATAGAGTGTGAGAGTAGTCTTCAGGACCGTGACTCCtaagcccaggttcaaatccctggtgcccagacacacagagtggcacctgcatctggcattcatttgcaagggaAAGAGAatttggcatgccctttctctttctctctcaaataaataaaagaaaaagaatgggcacctatggtggtttgaatagaatagatggcccccaatatactcagtttgtttttttgtagtttgcatctgctggctacctggctggaggcaatgtcactgggtggatcttaagttgtggtgatgggtttctgat
The genomic region above belongs to Jaculus jaculus isolate mJacJac1 chromosome 5, mJacJac1.mat.Y.cur, whole genome shotgun sequence and contains:
- the Emc1 gene encoding ER membrane protein complex subunit 1 isoform X4 → MAAAVASRFLLWATLLFPAAAVYEDQVGKFDWRQQYVGKLKFASLEFSPGSKKLVVATEKNVIAALNSRTGEILWRHVDKGTAEGAVDAMLLHGQDAITVSNGGRLMRSWETNIGGLNWEITLDSGSFQALGLVGLQESVRYVAVLKKTALALHHLSSGHLKWVEHLPESDSIHYQMVYSYGSGMVWALGIVPFSHVNIVKFNVEDGEIVQQVRVSTPWLQRLTGACGVVGEAVLVCPDPSSHSLHTLALETEWELRQIPLQSLDLEFGSGFQPRVLPTQPNPVDPSRAQFFLQLSPNHYALLHYHHGTLSLLKNFPQTALVSFGTTGEKTVAAVMTCRNEVKPSNTEDGSMGSFSEKSSAQDSLSCFNQTYTINLYLVETGRRLLDTAISFSLEQNDTRPERLYIQVFLKKDDSVGYRALVQTQDHLQLFLQQLAGKVVLWSREESLAEVVCLEMVDLPLTGAQAELEGEFGKKADGLLGMFLKRLSSQLILLQAWTSHLWKMFYDARKPRSQIKNEINIDTLARDEFNLQKMMVMVTASGKLFGIESSSGTILWKQYLPNVKPDSSFKLMVQRTTAHFPHPPQCTLLVKDKETGMSSLYVFNPIFGKWSQGTPPVLKRPILQSLLLPVMDQDYAKVLLLIDDEYKVTPFPATRNVLRQLHELAPSIFFYLVDAEQGRLSGYRLRKDLTTELSWELTIPPEVQRIVKVKGKRSSEHVHSQGRVMGDRSVLYKSLNPNLLAVVTESTDVHHERTFVGIFLIDGVTGRIIHSSVQKKAKGPVHIVHSENWVVYQYWNSKARRNELTALELYEGTEQYNATAFSSLDRPQLPQVLQQSYIFPSSISAMEATITERGITSRHLLIGLPSGAILSLPKALLDPRRPEIPTEQSREENLIPYSPDVQIHAERFINYNQTVSRMRGIYTAPSGLESTCLVVAYGLDIYQTRVYPSKQFDVLKDDYDYVLISSVLFGLAFATMITKRLAQVKLLNRAWR
- the Emc1 gene encoding ER membrane protein complex subunit 1 isoform X5; this translates as MAAAVASRFLLWATLLFPAAAVYEDQVGKFDWRQQYVGKLKFASLEFSPGSKKLVVATEKNVIAALNSRTGEILWRHVDKGTAEGAVDAMLLHGQDAITVSNGGRLMRSWETNIGGLNWEITLDSGSFQALGLVGLQESVRYVAVLKKTALALHHLSSGHLKWVEHLPESDSIHYQMVYSYGSGMVWALGIVPFSHVNIVKFNVEDGEIVQQVRVSTPWLQRLTGACGVVGEAVLVCPDPSSHSLHTLALETEWELRQIPLQSLDLEFGSGFQPRVLPTQPNPVDPSRAQFFLQLSPNHYALLHYHHGTLSLLKNFPQTALVSFGTTGEKTVAAVMTCRNEVDSLSCFNQTYTINLYLVETGRRLLDTAISFSLEQNDTRPERLYIQVFLKKDDSVGYRALVQTQDHLQLFLQQLAGKVVLWSREESLAEVVCLEMVDLPLTGAQAELEGEFGKKAAIQDGLLGMFLKRLSSQLILLQAWTSHLWKMFYDARKPRSQIKNEINIDTLARDEFNLQKMMVMVTASGKLFGIESSSGTILWKQYLPNVKPDSSFKLMVQRTTAHFPHPPQCTLLVKDKETGMSSLYVFNPIFGKWSQGTPPVLKRPILQSLLLPVMDQDYAKVLLLIDDEYKVTPFPATRNVLRQLHELAPSIFFYLVDAEQGRLSGYRLRKDLTTELSWELTIPPEVQRIVKVKGKRSSEHVHSQGRVMGDRSVLYKSLNPNLLAVVTESTDVHHERTFVGIFLIDGVTGRIIHSSVQKKAKGPVHIVHSENWVVYQYWNSKARRNELTALELYEGTEQYNATAFSSLDRPQLPQVLQQSYIFPSSISAMEATITERGITSRHLLIGLPSGAILSLPKALLDPRRPEIPTEQSREENLIPYSPDVQIHAERFINYNQTVSRMRGIYTAPSGLESTCLVVAYGLDIYQTRVYPSKQFDVLKDDYDYVLISSVLFGLAFATMITKRLAQVKLLNRAWR